Part of the Subtercola frigoramans genome, GCTGAACCCGATCTTCGCGCGCGAAGGCGAGGCGACGGATTTTCCGCAGAACACGCTTCCCGACGGCGAATCCCTGCCGGAGACCGCCTATCAGATTGTGCACGACGAGGCAATGCTCGATGGTAATTCGCGGCTGAACCTCGCCACCTTCGTCGGCACCTGGATGGATGAACAGGCCACCCGCCTCTATGCCGAGACCGTCGACAAGAACATGGTCGACAAAGACGAATACCCACAGACCGCGGCGATCGAGACGCGCTGCTGGAAGATGCTCTCGAAGCTGTGGAATGCACCCGACCCCGACAACTCGATCGGAACCTCGACGATCGGGTCGTCGGAGGCCTGCATGCTCGGCGGCCTCGCGCTCAAGCGTCGCTGGCAACAGGCTCGCCGGGCTGCAGGGAAATCGACCGAGCGGCCGAACCTGGTGCTCTCGAGCGCGGTGCAGGTGTGCTGGGAGAAGTTCTGCAACTACTGGGACGTCGAGCCGCGCTACGTGCCCATCACCGACGAGCACAAGGTTCTCGACGGGCACGACCTGGCGTCGTACGTCGACGAGAACACGATCGGCGTCGTCGCGATCATGGGTGTGACGTACACCGGCATGTACGAGCCGGTCGCCCTGATCGCCGCGGCCCTCGACCGCATCCAGGCCGAGACTGGGCTCGACGTTCCCATCCACGTCGACGGCGCCTCGGGCGGCATGATCGCGCCGTTCCTCCAGCCGGAGCTGGTCTGGGACTTCCGGCTCGAGCGGGTGGCTTCGATCAGCACCTCGGCGCACAAGTACGGGCTCGTGTACCCGGGCCTCGGTTGGGTGATCTGGCGCACGGTCGACGACCTGCCGAGTGACCTGATCTTCGACGTCACCTACCTCGGCGGTCACATGCCGAGTTTTGCGCTGAACTTCTCGCGACCCGGCGCGCAGGTGCTGCTGCAGTACTACCTGTTCCTGCGGCTCGGCTGGGACGGGTACTACAAGGTGCAGAAGGCCTCGCACGACGTGGCGGTGTACCTGGCGGGTGAGATCGGTGCGATGAGGGCTTTCGACCTCTGGAACGACGGCACAGACATCCCAGTGTTCGCCTGGCAGCTTGCCAAGGGGCACACCGAGAACTGGAACCTCTACCACCTGTCCGAACGACTGCGCCTGAAGGGCTGGCTGATTCCCGCGTACCCCATGCCCGACAACCTCACCGACGTGGTGGTGCAGCGCATCGTCGTGCGCAACGGGCTGAGCCTCAACCTCGCCGAGAGCCTGATGGTCGACATCAGGGAGGCGGTCGACTATCTCGACCGGCTCGAGTCGCCCATGCCGACCGAGGGAATGGTGTCATCGTTCACGCACTGAGCTCGGGCTTCTCCCTCGACGGCCGCACCTTCACCTTCGAGGTGTCGAGTGAGACCTCGTTCATGCCGGGCGAATTCGTCACGCTCGCTTCAGCGTCTGGCGACCTTGCCGTGGGCCACGTCGAGGCTCACTCTGTGACGGGGCCTGGCGTGACCACGGGGTTCGGCCGCCTGCTCGGCTCCGTGCATCCGGATGCCCGGCTGAACGCGCGCGGAGCCAAACCGTTCGAATCGGCGATTGTGGCCGCGGCCGACACCGCCGTGCTCGAGCTCGTGCACGAATCGGCGAAGGCGACACTCGCGGTGGGGACGCTCGCAAGCTACCCGGGCGTCGATGCGCGCCTACTGCCGCACCGCTTCAACCGGCACACCTTCTGGTGCGGGCAGAGCGGGTCGGGAAAGACCTTCGCGCTCGGCGTTCTGATCGAGCAGCTTCTCTCGCACACCGACCTGCCGGTGGTGATCTTCGACCCGAATTCGGATTTCGTGAAGCTCGACCGGGTGCGCCCGGGCGCCTCAGAAGAGGAGGCCGAGCTCCTTCGTTCGAGGGAGATCAGAATCCTGCGGCCGGATGGTGACGGCGAACACCTGCGTGCCCGGTTCACCGCACTCCCGTTCCCGGTGAAGGCGGCCCTGCTGCGTCTCGACCCGCTGCTCGATCGCGACGAGTACAACACCATGCTGCACCTTGAGGGGGCGTTCCAGAACGAAGACACGGTAGCCCTGATGCGGCGGCTCCTGGGTTCGGAGAATCCCGGCGAACACGCCCTGGCCCTGCGCATCGACAACCTGAATGTGCTCGCATGGAGTGTTTGGGCGCGGGAGGAGGTCGCGGCCACCGAGGTCATCGTCGACCGCCCCAACGCCACCGTGCTCGACCTCGGCGGGTTCGAGTTCGCCGAAGAACCCCTGATCGCGGCGCTGTCGGTGCTTGACGACCTGTGGGCGCGCCGCGAAGAACGCCGCCCCATTCTCATCGTGATCGATGAGGCCCACAACCTTTGCTCGCCTGACCTCACCTCGCCCCTGCAGGTCGCCATCCGTGAGCAGATCATGCAGATTGCCGCAGAGGGCAGAAAGTTCGGCCTGTGGTTGCTCCTGTCGACCCAGCGCCCCTCGAAGGTGCACCCGAGCATCATCTCGCAGTGCGACAACCTCGCGCTCATGAAGATGAGTTCGCCCCACGACCTCGAAGAACTCGGAACGATCTTCGGCTTCGCTCCGGCGGCGCTGGTCTCGCAGTCTCCGAATTTCCGCCAGGGTGAGGCGCTCTTTGCTGGCGGGTTCGCCCCGGGCCCGGTGATCGTGCAGGTGCGCGACCGCCTCACCGTCGAAGGCGGCGTCGACGTACCGGTACCGCTGAGGGGCCCCGTCAGCGGGTGAGCAGCGTCTGGCGCTCCGGATGCTCGTCGAACCATTGGCCGACATACCAGCACATCGGAATGACCGGAAGCGTCGAGCTGTGCTCGACGTCATCCATTGCGAACGTGACGACCTCGCCGGCGAGCCCCTGGCCCCGGAGTTTCGGGTCGGTGAAGGTGTGCGTGAACGAGATGCTGTCAGCCCGCTCGATGTAGTCGGCGGCGCTCGCGAGCGCGCCGTCGATGCGGAGCTCGTAGCGGTGGCGCCCCGTGTCGTGGATGAGTTCGCGTGCCATGCTTCCAGCCTACGTGCATCGTCGGTTGCGTAGGCGAGCGCGGCGAGCGCCCTGAACAGGCGCTCGCTTTAGCGCGGTGCGTTGAGCGCGGCGGGCGCCTTGAACAGGCGCTCGCTTTAGCGCGGCGCGTCGGGCGCGGCGGGCGCCTTGAACAGGCGCTCGCTTTAGCGCGGCGCGTTGAGCGCGGCGGGCGCCCTGAACAGGCGCTCGCTTTAGCGCGGCGCGTTGAGCGCGGCGGGTTGTGATCGCCGGTTGAGTAGGCCGCAGGCCGTATCGAAACCCCCGCGTGCAAGGCAGAGGTTTCGATACGCCACTTCGCAGCTACTCAACCGGCGATGAGTGTTACTGGTTGAGCGGGAGCAGGATGCTCTTCACCGAGGGGTCGGTGGCGAGGAAGGTCTGCACGGCCGGGTCCTGGAAGGCCGCGACCAGCTTCTTGATGTTGTCACTGCCTGTGAAGTTCGAGCCGATGGTGAGCTGGCCGGCGAACTCGTCTGGTGCCTGGGGCGCGAAGATCTGCTTCTCGATCGGGATGTTCGCGGCGAGGTAGTACTCGGTGTAGCCCACGGCCGCGTCGAGGTCCGGCAGAGCGCGTGACTGCGCTGCGAAGTCGAGCAGGGTGAACTTCAGGTTCTTCGGGTTGGTGGCGATGTCGGCCTGGGTCGCGGTGCCCTTGCCGGTGCCGGGCTTCAGGGTGATGAGGCCCGCACTGTCGAGAATCCAGAGGCCCTGCGCTTCGTTGGCCGGGTCGGAGTACAGCGAGATGGTACCGCCATCGGGGATCTGGCTCACGTCGGTGTACTTGTCGCTCCAGAGACCGAAGCCCCAGCGGAACACCGGCGTCGCCGCCTCTTCCTTGAAGTCGGGGTTTGCCTCGAGAACCTGTCCGAGCCAGAGCTTGTGCTGGTAGACGGTCGCCGCGACTTCGCCGTCGCTCACAGCGCGATTGATCGTGTTGCTGTCGGAGAGGCCCTTGAACTCGACCTTGATGCCGTACTTCGGGGCGACGTTGGCCGCGACGAAGTTGACCAGGGCCTGCTCAGAGGCGTTGCCCTCTGCGGTGGCGACATAGAGGGTCGCTCCGGCAGTGTTGTTCGCCGACGCTGACGGGCTGAGCAGCGGGATGGTGACCGCGGCGACGACGCCGACGACCACGATGGCACCTCCGGCGATCCAGGGCCACTTCTTGCGTTTCTTGAGCTCGAATCCGTGGCCGGTTTCGGCGGCTGAGGGGGTGGTGGAGGGTGTTTCAGACATGGGTGTAGTGCCTTTCGGGCTGCTGTGTGATCCGATGAACTCCACGGAACAGTCAGGGGGCAGGAGCACGTGCAGGCTGCACGCGACGAGCCGTGTGGACTATTCCGTGGCGGGGGTTTGAGGGGAGGGGGCTTGTGGGGAGGGGGCTTGTGGGGAGGGGGATGGCGGTCGGTGAGCGACCGCTAGAGCATCACGCGGGACGCGGGACATCGTGCTGGGGTCGCGGCGGTGAAGCGCTGAGACCCAGACCCAGATCCGGACGCAAGTCCGGACCCAGAGCCAGGCTCAGACTCAGACGGGTGACGCAGCATTGGCGGACTCGATGTCGATACGGGCGACCCTGCGAGCGAAGCGGCGATCGCTGGCCGTCGAGCTGTGCGGCGTGGTGAGGCGCACCAGGGCATCGCCGACCAGCTGCACGGCTGCGACGAGGGCGACGAGGATGATGATCGTCGCGAGCATGACCTGGTTGTCGAAGCGCTGGTAGCCGTACGTGATCGCGACATAACCGATGCCACCGGCGCCGATCGTGCCGGCGATCGCAGAGTACTCGATCATGGCGATGGTGTTGATCGTCAGGCCACCGATGAGCGAGGGCACGGCTTCACCGAGCTGCGCCGTGCGGATGATCTGGAAGCTCGACCCGCCGGAGGCCTTCGCGACCT contains:
- a CDS encoding glutamate decarboxylase, yielding MSQTTTPPAPDDPQSPPQATPRSHSSQPRRARAHPSRPGHVGTSGQNQLNPIFAREGEATDFPQNTLPDGESLPETAYQIVHDEAMLDGNSRLNLATFVGTWMDEQATRLYAETVDKNMVDKDEYPQTAAIETRCWKMLSKLWNAPDPDNSIGTSTIGSSEACMLGGLALKRRWQQARRAAGKSTERPNLVLSSAVQVCWEKFCNYWDVEPRYVPITDEHKVLDGHDLASYVDENTIGVVAIMGVTYTGMYEPVALIAAALDRIQAETGLDVPIHVDGASGGMIAPFLQPELVWDFRLERVASISTSAHKYGLVYPGLGWVIWRTVDDLPSDLIFDVTYLGGHMPSFALNFSRPGAQVLLQYYLFLRLGWDGYYKVQKASHDVAVYLAGEIGAMRAFDLWNDGTDIPVFAWQLAKGHTENWNLYHLSERLRLKGWLIPAYPMPDNLTDVVVQRIVVRNGLSLNLAESLMVDIREAVDYLDRLESPMPTEGMVSSFTH
- a CDS encoding ATP-binding protein, whose amino-acid sequence is MPGEFVTLASASGDLAVGHVEAHSVTGPGVTTGFGRLLGSVHPDARLNARGAKPFESAIVAAADTAVLELVHESAKATLAVGTLASYPGVDARLLPHRFNRHTFWCGQSGSGKTFALGVLIEQLLSHTDLPVVIFDPNSDFVKLDRVRPGASEEEAELLRSREIRILRPDGDGEHLRARFTALPFPVKAALLRLDPLLDRDEYNTMLHLEGAFQNEDTVALMRRLLGSENPGEHALALRIDNLNVLAWSVWAREEVAATEVIVDRPNATVLDLGGFEFAEEPLIAALSVLDDLWARREERRPILIVIDEAHNLCSPDLTSPLQVAIREQIMQIAAEGRKFGLWLLLSTQRPSKVHPSIISQCDNLALMKMSSPHDLEELGTIFGFAPAALVSQSPNFRQGEALFAGGFAPGPVIVQVRDRLTVEGGVDVPVPLRGPVSG
- a CDS encoding GNAT family N-acetyltransferase; protein product: MARELIHDTGRHRYELRIDGALASAADYIERADSISFTHTFTDPKLRGQGLAGEVVTFAMDDVEHSSTLPVIPMCWYVGQWFDEHPERQTLLTR
- a CDS encoding MetQ/NlpA family ABC transporter substrate-binding protein, with amino-acid sequence MSETPSTTPSAAETGHGFELKKRKKWPWIAGGAIVVVGVVAAVTIPLLSPSASANNTAGATLYVATAEGNASEQALVNFVAANVAPKYGIKVEFKGLSDSNTINRAVSDGEVAATVYQHKLWLGQVLEANPDFKEEAATPVFRWGFGLWSDKYTDVSQIPDGGTISLYSDPANEAQGLWILDSAGLITLKPGTGKGTATQADIATNPKNLKFTLLDFAAQSRALPDLDAAVGYTEYYLAANIPIEKQIFAPQAPDEFAGQLTIGSNFTGSDNIKKLVAAFQDPAVQTFLATDPSVKSILLPLNQ